Proteins from one Pongo abelii isolate AG06213 chromosome 19, NHGRI_mPonAbe1-v2.0_pri, whole genome shotgun sequence genomic window:
- the SPATA20 gene encoding spermatogenesis-associated protein 20 isoform X3, whose protein sequence is MPAGGKGSHPSSAPQRVPNRLIHEKSPYLLQHAYNPVDWYPWGQEAFDKARKENKPIFLSVGYSTCHWCHMMEEESFQNEEIGRLLSEDFVSVKVDREERPDVDKVYMTFVQATSSGGGWPMNVWLTPNLQPFVGGTYFPPEDGLTRVGFRTVLLRIREQWKQNKNTLLENSQRVTTALLARSEISVGDRQLPPSAATMNNRCFQQLDEGYDEEYGGFAEAPKFPTPVILSFLFSYWLSHRLTQDGSRAQQMALHTLKMMANGGIRDHVGQGFHRYSTDRQWHVPHFEKMLYDQAQLAVAYSQAFQISGDEFYSDMAKGILQYVARSLSHRSGGFYSAEDADSPPERGVRPKEGAYYVWTVKEVQQLLPEPVLGATEPLTSGQLLMKHYGLTEAGNISPSQDPKGELQGQNVLTVRYSLELTAARFGLDVEAVRTLLNTGLEKLFQARKHRPKPHLDSKMLAAWNGLMVSGYAVTGAVLGQDRLINYATNGAKFLKRHMFDVASGRLMRTCYTGSGGTVEHSNPPCWGFLEDYAFVVRGLLDLYEASQESAWLEWALRLQDTQDRLFWDSQGGGYFCSEAELGAGLPLRLKDDQDGAEPSANSVSAHNLLRLHGFTGHKDWMDKCVCLLTAFSERMRRVPVALPEMVRALSAQQQTLKQIVICGDRQAKDTKALVQCVHSVYIPNKVLILADGDPSSFLSRQLPFLSTLRRLEDQATAYVCENQACSMPITDPCELRKLLHP, encoded by the exons ATGCCTGCTGGAGGGAAGGGAAGCCATCCTTCATCTGCACCCCAGAGGGTCCCCAACCGCCTGATCCACGAGAAGTCACCATACCTCCTACAACATGCCTACAATCCTGTGGACTG GTACCCCTGGGGACAGGAAGCCTTCGACAAGGccaggaaagaaaacaagccGATTTTCCTCTCAG TCGGGTACTCCACCTGCCACTGGTGCCACATGATGGAAGAGGAGTCCTTCCAGAATGAGGAGATCGGCCGCTTGCTCAGTGAGGACTTCGTGAGCGTGAAGGTAGACCGTGAGGAGCGGCCTGACGTCGACAAGGTGTACATGACGTTCGTGCAG GCCACCAGCAGTGGCGGGGGCTGGCCCATGAATGTGTGGCTGACTCCCAACCTCCAGCCCTTTGTCGGGGGCACCTATTTCCCTCCTGAGGATGGCTTGACCCGAGTCGGCTTCCGCACAGTGTTGCTGAGAATACGAGAACAG TGGAAACAGAACAAGAACACCCTGCTAGAAAATAGCCAGCGTGTCACCACCGCCCTGCTGGCCCGATCAGAGATCAGCGTGGGTGACCGCCAGCTGCCGCCCTCTGCCGCCACCATGAACAATCGCTGCTTCCAGCAGCTGGACGAGGGCTATGATGAGGAATATGGTGGCTTCGCTGAGGCCCCCAAGTTTCCCACGCCGG TGATCTTGAGCTTCCTGTTCTCCTACTGGCTCAGCCATCGACTGACTCAGGATGGCTCTCGGGCCCAGCAGATGGCCTTGCATACCCTGAAAATGATGGCTAACGGGGGCATCCGGGACCACGTGGGGCAG GGCTTTCACCGATACTCCACAGACCGCCAGTGGCACGTCCCTCACTTTGAGAAGATGCTCTATGACCAGGCACAGCTCGCTGTGGCCTATTCGCAGGCCTTCCAG ATCTCTGGCGATGAATTCTACTCTGATATGGCCAAAGGCATCCTGCAGTATGTGGCTCGGAGCCTGAGCCACCGG TCTGGAGGCTTCTATAGCGCTGAGGATGCAGACTCGCCCCCAGAGCGGGGCGTGCGGCCCAAAGAGGGCGCCTACTATGTGTGGACGGTCAAAGAGGTTCAGCAGCTCCTCCCGGAGCCTGTGCTGGGTGCCACCGAGCCGCTGACCTCAGGCCAGCTCCTGATGAAGCACTACGGCCTCACGGAGGCTGGTAACATCAGCCCCAGTCAG GACCCCAAGGGGGAGCTGCAGGGCCAGAATGTGCTGACCGTCCGGTACTCGCTGGAGCTGACTGCTGCCCGCTTTGGCTTGGATGTGGAGGCCGTGCGGACCTTGCTTAATACAGGGCTGGAGAAGCTCTTCCAGGCCCGGAAGCATCGGCCCAAGCCACACCTGGACAGCAAGATGCTGGCTGCCTGGAATG GCTTGATGGTGTCAGGCTATGCTGTGACTGGGGCTGTCCTGGGCCAAGACAGGCTGATCAACTATGCCACCAATGGTGCCAAGTTCCTGAAGCGGCACATGTTTGATGTGGCCAGTGGCCGCCTGATGCGGACCTGCTACACCGGCTCTGGGGGGACTGTGGAGCACAG CAACCCACCCTGCTGGGGCTTCCTGGAGGACTACGCCTTCGTGGTGCGGGGCCTGCTGGACCTGTATGAGGCCTCACAGGAGAGTGCGTGGCTCGAGTGGGCTCTGCGGCTGCAGGACACACAGGACAGGCTCTTTTGGGACTCCCAGGGTGGCGGCTACTTCTGCAGTGAGGCTGAGCTGGGGGCTGGCCTGCCCCTGCGTCTGAAGGACG ACCAGGATGGAGCAGAGCCCAGCGCCAATTCCGTGTCAGCCCACAACCTGCTCCGGCTGCATGGCTTCACTGGCCACAAGGACTGGATGGACAAGTGTGTGTGCCTATTGACCGCCTTCTCCGAGCGCATGCGCCGTGTCCCGGTGGCATTGCCCGAGATGGTCCGCGCCCTCTCAGCTCAGCAGCAGACCCTCAAGCAG ATCGTGATCTGTGGAGACCGCCAGGCCAAGGACACCAAGGCCCTGGTGCAGTGCGTCCACTCTGTCTACATTCCTAACAAG GTGCTGATTCTGGCTGATGGGGACCCCTCGAGCTTCCTGTCCCGCCAGCTGCCTTTCCTGAGTACCCTCCGACGGTTGGAAGACCAGGCCACTGCATATGTGTGTGAGAATCAAGCCTGCTCAATGCCCATCACTGATCCCTGTGAATTACGAAAACTGCTACATCCATGA
- the SPATA20 gene encoding spermatogenesis-associated protein 20 isoform X2 has translation MLGARAWLGRVLLLPRAGAGLAASRRGSSSRDKDRSATVSSSVPMPAGGKGSHPSSAPQRVPNRLIHEKSPYLLQHAYNPVDWYPWGQEAFDKARKENKPIFLSVGYSTCHWCHMMEEESFQNEEIGRLLSEDFVSVKVDREERPDVDKVYMTFVQATSSGGGWPMNVWLTPNLQPFVGGTYFPPEDGLTRVGFRTVLLRIREQWKQNKNTLLENSQRVTTALLARSEISVGDRQLPPSAATMNNRCFQQLDEGYDEEYGGFAEAPKFPTPVILSFLFSYWLSHRLTQDGSRAQQMALHTLKMMANGGIRDHVGQGFHRYSTDRQWHVPHFEKMLYDQAQLAVAYSQAFQISGDEFYSDMAKGILQYVARSLSHRSGGFYSAEDADSPPERGVRPKEGAYYVWTVKEVQQLLPEPVLGATEPLTSGQLLMKHYGLTEAGNISPSQDPKGELQGQNVLTVRYSLELTAARFGLDVEAVRTLLNTGLEKLFQARKHRPKPHLDSKMLAAWNGLMVSGYAVTGAVLGQDRLINYATNGAKFLKRHMFDVASGRLMRTCYTGSGGTVEHSNPPCWGFLEDYAFVVRGLLDLYEASQESAWLEWALRLQDTQDRLFWDSQGGGYFCSEAELGAGLPLRLKDDQDGAEPSANSVSAHNLLRLHGFTGHKDWMDKCVCLLTAFSERMRRVPVALPEMVRALSAQQQTLKQIVICGDRQAKDTKALVQCVHSVYIPNKVLILADGDPSSFLSRQLPFLSTLRRLEDQATAYVCENQACSMPITDPCELRKLLHP, from the exons ATGCTGGGCGCGCGGGCCTGGTTGGGCCGCGTCCTTCTGCTGCCCCGCGCCGGTGCAGGCCTCGCCGCGAGCCGCAG GGGTAGCTCCTCCCGGGACAAGGACCGAAGTGCGACGGTCAGTAGTTCAGTGCCCATGCCTGCTGGAGGGAAGGGAAGCCATCCTTCATCTGCACCCCAGAGGGTCCCCAACCGCCTGATCCACGAGAAGTCACCATACCTCCTACAACATGCCTACAATCCTGTGGACTG GTACCCCTGGGGACAGGAAGCCTTCGACAAGGccaggaaagaaaacaagccGATTTTCCTCTCAG TCGGGTACTCCACCTGCCACTGGTGCCACATGATGGAAGAGGAGTCCTTCCAGAATGAGGAGATCGGCCGCTTGCTCAGTGAGGACTTCGTGAGCGTGAAGGTAGACCGTGAGGAGCGGCCTGACGTCGACAAGGTGTACATGACGTTCGTGCAG GCCACCAGCAGTGGCGGGGGCTGGCCCATGAATGTGTGGCTGACTCCCAACCTCCAGCCCTTTGTCGGGGGCACCTATTTCCCTCCTGAGGATGGCTTGACCCGAGTCGGCTTCCGCACAGTGTTGCTGAGAATACGAGAACAG TGGAAACAGAACAAGAACACCCTGCTAGAAAATAGCCAGCGTGTCACCACCGCCCTGCTGGCCCGATCAGAGATCAGCGTGGGTGACCGCCAGCTGCCGCCCTCTGCCGCCACCATGAACAATCGCTGCTTCCAGCAGCTGGACGAGGGCTATGATGAGGAATATGGTGGCTTCGCTGAGGCCCCCAAGTTTCCCACGCCGG TGATCTTGAGCTTCCTGTTCTCCTACTGGCTCAGCCATCGACTGACTCAGGATGGCTCTCGGGCCCAGCAGATGGCCTTGCATACCCTGAAAATGATGGCTAACGGGGGCATCCGGGACCACGTGGGGCAG GGCTTTCACCGATACTCCACAGACCGCCAGTGGCACGTCCCTCACTTTGAGAAGATGCTCTATGACCAGGCACAGCTCGCTGTGGCCTATTCGCAGGCCTTCCAG ATCTCTGGCGATGAATTCTACTCTGATATGGCCAAAGGCATCCTGCAGTATGTGGCTCGGAGCCTGAGCCACCGG TCTGGAGGCTTCTATAGCGCTGAGGATGCAGACTCGCCCCCAGAGCGGGGCGTGCGGCCCAAAGAGGGCGCCTACTATGTGTGGACGGTCAAAGAGGTTCAGCAGCTCCTCCCGGAGCCTGTGCTGGGTGCCACCGAGCCGCTGACCTCAGGCCAGCTCCTGATGAAGCACTACGGCCTCACGGAGGCTGGTAACATCAGCCCCAGTCAG GACCCCAAGGGGGAGCTGCAGGGCCAGAATGTGCTGACCGTCCGGTACTCGCTGGAGCTGACTGCTGCCCGCTTTGGCTTGGATGTGGAGGCCGTGCGGACCTTGCTTAATACAGGGCTGGAGAAGCTCTTCCAGGCCCGGAAGCATCGGCCCAAGCCACACCTGGACAGCAAGATGCTGGCTGCCTGGAATG GCTTGATGGTGTCAGGCTATGCTGTGACTGGGGCTGTCCTGGGCCAAGACAGGCTGATCAACTATGCCACCAATGGTGCCAAGTTCCTGAAGCGGCACATGTTTGATGTGGCCAGTGGCCGCCTGATGCGGACCTGCTACACCGGCTCTGGGGGGACTGTGGAGCACAG CAACCCACCCTGCTGGGGCTTCCTGGAGGACTACGCCTTCGTGGTGCGGGGCCTGCTGGACCTGTATGAGGCCTCACAGGAGAGTGCGTGGCTCGAGTGGGCTCTGCGGCTGCAGGACACACAGGACAGGCTCTTTTGGGACTCCCAGGGTGGCGGCTACTTCTGCAGTGAGGCTGAGCTGGGGGCTGGCCTGCCCCTGCGTCTGAAGGACG ACCAGGATGGAGCAGAGCCCAGCGCCAATTCCGTGTCAGCCCACAACCTGCTCCGGCTGCATGGCTTCACTGGCCACAAGGACTGGATGGACAAGTGTGTGTGCCTATTGACCGCCTTCTCCGAGCGCATGCGCCGTGTCCCGGTGGCATTGCCCGAGATGGTCCGCGCCCTCTCAGCTCAGCAGCAGACCCTCAAGCAG ATCGTGATCTGTGGAGACCGCCAGGCCAAGGACACCAAGGCCCTGGTGCAGTGCGTCCACTCTGTCTACATTCCTAACAAG GTGCTGATTCTGGCTGATGGGGACCCCTCGAGCTTCCTGTCCCGCCAGCTGCCTTTCCTGAGTACCCTCCGACGGTTGGAAGACCAGGCCACTGCATATGTGTGTGAGAATCAAGCCTGCTCAATGCCCATCACTGATCCCTGTGAATTACGAAAACTGCTACATCCATGA
- the SPATA20 gene encoding spermatogenesis-associated protein 20 isoform X4 has product MLGARAWLGRVLLLPRAGAGLAASRRCPGVWPRTWPHRSPSRGSSSRDKDRSATVSSSVPMPAGGKGSHPSSAPQRVPNRLIHEKSPYLLQHAYNPVDWYPWGQEAFDKARKENKPIFLSVGYSTCHWCHMMEEESFQNEEIGRLLSEDFVSVKVDREERPDVDKVYMTFVQATSSGGGWPMNVWLTPNLQPFVGGTYFPPEDGLTRVGFRTVLLRIREQWKQNKNTLLENSQRVTTALLARSEISVGDRQLPPSAATMNNRCFQQLDEGYDEEYGGFAEAPKFPTPVILSFLFSYWLSHRLTQDGSRAQQMALHTLKMMANGGIRDHVGQGFHRYSTDRQWHVPHFEKMLYDQAQLAVAYSQAFQISGDEFYSDMAKGILQYVARSLSHRSGGFYSAEDADSPPERGVRPKEGAYYVWTVKEVQQLLPEPVLGATEPLTSGQLLMKHYGLTEAGNISPSQDPKGELQGQNVLTVRYSLELTAARFGLDVEAVRTLLNTGLEKLFQARKHRPKPHLDSKMLAAWNGLMVSGYAVTGAVLGQDRLINYATNGAKFLKRHMFDVASGRLMRTCYTGSGGTVEHSNPPCWGFLEDYAFVVRGLLDLYEASQESAWLEWALRLQDTQDRLFWDSQGGGYFCSEAELGAGLPLRLKDDQDGAEPSANSVSAHNLLRLHGFTGHKDWMDKCVCLLTAFSERMRRVPVALPEMVRALSAQQQTLKQIVICGDRQAKDTKALVQCVHSVYIPNKVLILADGDPSSFLSRQLPFLSTLRRLEDQATAYVCENQACSMPITDPCELRKLLHP; this is encoded by the exons ATGCTGGGCGCGCGGGCCTGGTTGGGCCGCGTCCTTCTGCTGCCCCGCGCCGGTGCAGGCCTCGCCGCGAGCCGCAG GTGTCCTGGGGTCTGGCCCAGGACCTGGCCCCACAGGAGTCCCAGCAG GGGTAGCTCCTCCCGGGACAAGGACCGAAGTGCGACGGTCAGTAGTTCAGTGCCCATGCCTGCTGGAGGGAAGGGAAGCCATCCTTCATCTGCACCCCAGAGGGTCCCCAACCGCCTGATCCACGAGAAGTCACCATACCTCCTACAACATGCCTACAATCCTGTGGACTG GTACCCCTGGGGACAGGAAGCCTTCGACAAGGccaggaaagaaaacaagccGATTTTCCTCTCAG TCGGGTACTCCACCTGCCACTGGTGCCACATGATGGAAGAGGAGTCCTTCCAGAATGAGGAGATCGGCCGCTTGCTCAGTGAGGACTTCGTGAGCGTGAAGGTAGACCGTGAGGAGCGGCCTGACGTCGACAAGGTGTACATGACGTTCGTGCAG GCCACCAGCAGTGGCGGGGGCTGGCCCATGAATGTGTGGCTGACTCCCAACCTCCAGCCCTTTGTCGGGGGCACCTATTTCCCTCCTGAGGATGGCTTGACCCGAGTCGGCTTCCGCACAGTGTTGCTGAGAATACGAGAACAG TGGAAACAGAACAAGAACACCCTGCTAGAAAATAGCCAGCGTGTCACCACCGCCCTGCTGGCCCGATCAGAGATCAGCGTGGGTGACCGCCAGCTGCCGCCCTCTGCCGCCACCATGAACAATCGCTGCTTCCAGCAGCTGGACGAGGGCTATGATGAGGAATATGGTGGCTTCGCTGAGGCCCCCAAGTTTCCCACGCCGG TGATCTTGAGCTTCCTGTTCTCCTACTGGCTCAGCCATCGACTGACTCAGGATGGCTCTCGGGCCCAGCAGATGGCCTTGCATACCCTGAAAATGATGGCTAACGGGGGCATCCGGGACCACGTGGGGCAG GGCTTTCACCGATACTCCACAGACCGCCAGTGGCACGTCCCTCACTTTGAGAAGATGCTCTATGACCAGGCACAGCTCGCTGTGGCCTATTCGCAGGCCTTCCAG ATCTCTGGCGATGAATTCTACTCTGATATGGCCAAAGGCATCCTGCAGTATGTGGCTCGGAGCCTGAGCCACCGG TCTGGAGGCTTCTATAGCGCTGAGGATGCAGACTCGCCCCCAGAGCGGGGCGTGCGGCCCAAAGAGGGCGCCTACTATGTGTGGACGGTCAAAGAGGTTCAGCAGCTCCTCCCGGAGCCTGTGCTGGGTGCCACCGAGCCGCTGACCTCAGGCCAGCTCCTGATGAAGCACTACGGCCTCACGGAGGCTGGTAACATCAGCCCCAGTCAG GACCCCAAGGGGGAGCTGCAGGGCCAGAATGTGCTGACCGTCCGGTACTCGCTGGAGCTGACTGCTGCCCGCTTTGGCTTGGATGTGGAGGCCGTGCGGACCTTGCTTAATACAGGGCTGGAGAAGCTCTTCCAGGCCCGGAAGCATCGGCCCAAGCCACACCTGGACAGCAAGATGCTGGCTGCCTGGAATG GCTTGATGGTGTCAGGCTATGCTGTGACTGGGGCTGTCCTGGGCCAAGACAGGCTGATCAACTATGCCACCAATGGTGCCAAGTTCCTGAAGCGGCACATGTTTGATGTGGCCAGTGGCCGCCTGATGCGGACCTGCTACACCGGCTCTGGGGGGACTGTGGAGCACAG CAACCCACCCTGCTGGGGCTTCCTGGAGGACTACGCCTTCGTGGTGCGGGGCCTGCTGGACCTGTATGAGGCCTCACAGGAGAGTGCGTGGCTCGAGTGGGCTCTGCGGCTGCAGGACACACAGGACAGGCTCTTTTGGGACTCCCAGGGTGGCGGCTACTTCTGCAGTGAGGCTGAGCTGGGGGCTGGCCTGCCCCTGCGTCTGAAGGACG ACCAGGATGGAGCAGAGCCCAGCGCCAATTCCGTGTCAGCCCACAACCTGCTCCGGCTGCATGGCTTCACTGGCCACAAGGACTGGATGGACAAGTGTGTGTGCCTATTGACCGCCTTCTCCGAGCGCATGCGCCGTGTCCCGGTGGCATTGCCCGAGATGGTCCGCGCCCTCTCAGCTCAGCAGCAGACCCTCAAGCAG ATCGTGATCTGTGGAGACCGCCAGGCCAAGGACACCAAGGCCCTGGTGCAGTGCGTCCACTCTGTCTACATTCCTAACAAG GTGCTGATTCTGGCTGATGGGGACCCCTCGAGCTTCCTGTCCCGCCAGCTGCCTTTCCTGAGTACCCTCCGACGGTTGGAAGACCAGGCCACTGCATATGTGTGTGAGAATCAAGCCTGCTCAATGCCCATCACTGATCCCTGTGAATTACGAAAACTGCTACATCCATGA
- the SPATA20 gene encoding spermatogenesis-associated protein 20 isoform X1 — protein MSHLSSPPKKHKGEHKGHSLPHGSERGSSSRDKDRSATVSSSVPMPAGGKGSHPSSAPQRVPNRLIHEKSPYLLQHAYNPVDWYPWGQEAFDKARKENKPIFLSVGYSTCHWCHMMEEESFQNEEIGRLLSEDFVSVKVDREERPDVDKVYMTFVQATSSGGGWPMNVWLTPNLQPFVGGTYFPPEDGLTRVGFRTVLLRIREQWKQNKNTLLENSQRVTTALLARSEISVGDRQLPPSAATMNNRCFQQLDEGYDEEYGGFAEAPKFPTPVILSFLFSYWLSHRLTQDGSRAQQMALHTLKMMANGGIRDHVGQGFHRYSTDRQWHVPHFEKMLYDQAQLAVAYSQAFQISGDEFYSDMAKGILQYVARSLSHRSGGFYSAEDADSPPERGVRPKEGAYYVWTVKEVQQLLPEPVLGATEPLTSGQLLMKHYGLTEAGNISPSQDPKGELQGQNVLTVRYSLELTAARFGLDVEAVRTLLNTGLEKLFQARKHRPKPHLDSKMLAAWNGLMVSGYAVTGAVLGQDRLINYATNGAKFLKRHMFDVASGRLMRTCYTGSGGTVEHSNPPCWGFLEDYAFVVRGLLDLYEASQESAWLEWALRLQDTQDRLFWDSQGGGYFCSEAELGAGLPLRLKDDQDGAEPSANSVSAHNLLRLHGFTGHKDWMDKCVCLLTAFSERMRRVPVALPEMVRALSAQQQTLKQIVICGDRQAKDTKALVQCVHSVYIPNKVLILADGDPSSFLSRQLPFLSTLRRLEDQATAYVCENQACSMPITDPCELRKLLHP, from the exons ATGAGCCACCTCTCCTCACCCCCCAAAAAACATAAGGGGGAGCACAAAGGCCACAGTCTCCCCCATGGTTCAGAAAG GGGTAGCTCCTCCCGGGACAAGGACCGAAGTGCGACGGTCAGTAGTTCAGTGCCCATGCCTGCTGGAGGGAAGGGAAGCCATCCTTCATCTGCACCCCAGAGGGTCCCCAACCGCCTGATCCACGAGAAGTCACCATACCTCCTACAACATGCCTACAATCCTGTGGACTG GTACCCCTGGGGACAGGAAGCCTTCGACAAGGccaggaaagaaaacaagccGATTTTCCTCTCAG TCGGGTACTCCACCTGCCACTGGTGCCACATGATGGAAGAGGAGTCCTTCCAGAATGAGGAGATCGGCCGCTTGCTCAGTGAGGACTTCGTGAGCGTGAAGGTAGACCGTGAGGAGCGGCCTGACGTCGACAAGGTGTACATGACGTTCGTGCAG GCCACCAGCAGTGGCGGGGGCTGGCCCATGAATGTGTGGCTGACTCCCAACCTCCAGCCCTTTGTCGGGGGCACCTATTTCCCTCCTGAGGATGGCTTGACCCGAGTCGGCTTCCGCACAGTGTTGCTGAGAATACGAGAACAG TGGAAACAGAACAAGAACACCCTGCTAGAAAATAGCCAGCGTGTCACCACCGCCCTGCTGGCCCGATCAGAGATCAGCGTGGGTGACCGCCAGCTGCCGCCCTCTGCCGCCACCATGAACAATCGCTGCTTCCAGCAGCTGGACGAGGGCTATGATGAGGAATATGGTGGCTTCGCTGAGGCCCCCAAGTTTCCCACGCCGG TGATCTTGAGCTTCCTGTTCTCCTACTGGCTCAGCCATCGACTGACTCAGGATGGCTCTCGGGCCCAGCAGATGGCCTTGCATACCCTGAAAATGATGGCTAACGGGGGCATCCGGGACCACGTGGGGCAG GGCTTTCACCGATACTCCACAGACCGCCAGTGGCACGTCCCTCACTTTGAGAAGATGCTCTATGACCAGGCACAGCTCGCTGTGGCCTATTCGCAGGCCTTCCAG ATCTCTGGCGATGAATTCTACTCTGATATGGCCAAAGGCATCCTGCAGTATGTGGCTCGGAGCCTGAGCCACCGG TCTGGAGGCTTCTATAGCGCTGAGGATGCAGACTCGCCCCCAGAGCGGGGCGTGCGGCCCAAAGAGGGCGCCTACTATGTGTGGACGGTCAAAGAGGTTCAGCAGCTCCTCCCGGAGCCTGTGCTGGGTGCCACCGAGCCGCTGACCTCAGGCCAGCTCCTGATGAAGCACTACGGCCTCACGGAGGCTGGTAACATCAGCCCCAGTCAG GACCCCAAGGGGGAGCTGCAGGGCCAGAATGTGCTGACCGTCCGGTACTCGCTGGAGCTGACTGCTGCCCGCTTTGGCTTGGATGTGGAGGCCGTGCGGACCTTGCTTAATACAGGGCTGGAGAAGCTCTTCCAGGCCCGGAAGCATCGGCCCAAGCCACACCTGGACAGCAAGATGCTGGCTGCCTGGAATG GCTTGATGGTGTCAGGCTATGCTGTGACTGGGGCTGTCCTGGGCCAAGACAGGCTGATCAACTATGCCACCAATGGTGCCAAGTTCCTGAAGCGGCACATGTTTGATGTGGCCAGTGGCCGCCTGATGCGGACCTGCTACACCGGCTCTGGGGGGACTGTGGAGCACAG CAACCCACCCTGCTGGGGCTTCCTGGAGGACTACGCCTTCGTGGTGCGGGGCCTGCTGGACCTGTATGAGGCCTCACAGGAGAGTGCGTGGCTCGAGTGGGCTCTGCGGCTGCAGGACACACAGGACAGGCTCTTTTGGGACTCCCAGGGTGGCGGCTACTTCTGCAGTGAGGCTGAGCTGGGGGCTGGCCTGCCCCTGCGTCTGAAGGACG ACCAGGATGGAGCAGAGCCCAGCGCCAATTCCGTGTCAGCCCACAACCTGCTCCGGCTGCATGGCTTCACTGGCCACAAGGACTGGATGGACAAGTGTGTGTGCCTATTGACCGCCTTCTCCGAGCGCATGCGCCGTGTCCCGGTGGCATTGCCCGAGATGGTCCGCGCCCTCTCAGCTCAGCAGCAGACCCTCAAGCAG ATCGTGATCTGTGGAGACCGCCAGGCCAAGGACACCAAGGCCCTGGTGCAGTGCGTCCACTCTGTCTACATTCCTAACAAG GTGCTGATTCTGGCTGATGGGGACCCCTCGAGCTTCCTGTCCCGCCAGCTGCCTTTCCTGAGTACCCTCCGACGGTTGGAAGACCAGGCCACTGCATATGTGTGTGAGAATCAAGCCTGCTCAATGCCCATCACTGATCCCTGTGAATTACGAAAACTGCTACATCCATGA